In one Methanobrevibacter arboriphilus genomic region, the following are encoded:
- a CDS encoding LemA family protein: MWWLYLIIGIIIVIILLVIMGLYNGLVGARNKVKNGWAQIDVQLKRRIDLVPNLVETVKGYASHEKTVFTDITEARSNLMNADSVKKAEDANNQLTEAIKSLFAVAENYPDLKASQNFQDLQMQLSETEDKIAYSRQFYNDTVLMYNNKCQMFPSNLIASLFHFNEADFFEANESDKATPSVKF, encoded by the coding sequence ATGTGGTGGTTATACTTAATAATAGGAATAATTATAGTTATAATTCTTTTAGTTATAATGGGTTTATATAATGGTCTTGTTGGTGCAAGGAATAAGGTTAAAAATGGATGGGCTCAAATTGATGTTCAATTGAAAAGGAGGATAGATTTAGTTCCAAATCTAGTTGAAACTGTTAAAGGTTATGCAAGTCATGAAAAAACTGTATTCACTGATATTACTGAAGCAAGATCTAATTTAATGAATGCTGATTCTGTTAAAAAAGCTGAAGATGCTAATAATCAATTGACTGAAGCTATTAAATCTCTTTTTGCGGTAGCTGAAAATTATCCTGATTTGAAAGCTAGTCAAAATTTCCAAGATTTACAGATGCAATTATCTGAAACTGAAGATAAAATAGCATATTCTCGTCAGTTTTATAATGATACTGTTTTGATGTATAATAATAAGTGTCAGATGTTTCCATCAAATTTGATTGCTTCTTTATTCCATTTTAATGAAGCTGATTTCTTTGAAGCTAATGAATCTGATAAGGCAACTCCATCTGTTAAATTTTAG